The Aptenodytes patagonicus chromosome 12, bAptPat1.pri.cur, whole genome shotgun sequence nucleotide sequence TCCTGCCTTCGGGGTGCCCAGAGAGGGCAGCTCAGCAGCATTAGATTGCAGGAGTTTATTTTTACCCAGCCCTGTTGCCAATGGGGACTTGTCACATCTGTGGAGTTGATCAAAAGATGTCCCAAGCACTGGTGTCAGCTGCTCCTTGTGATCTCAGCACCAGGATCTTTTCCCTTGTGGCATATCAAAAGGAGCAGGAGAATTTGActgctttgctatttttaattgaacgcgcacacacacacacacacatatatatatgtatgtatggcttttctaaaaataaaagcctttgcCTGTGTTCCCATGGGAAGatttggggagaagggggagccaAAGTTGTTGCAAGATTTCTTCTGGAGCAGGCGCAAGAGCGGTGGCAGGAAAGCAGGGACAAGCCACAGCAGGTAAGGGACACATCTGAGAGGCCAAAGGACGTCTGATCCCAGAGCAGCCCAGAATGCCCCTGAGCAGAGAGGACAGGAGAGCTGGGGGAAAGGTAACATCTGTGTCCCCCAgagctggcagtgatgaggaCGGGGACCCTTGACCTGCTACATGCGCTCTGACCACCCGGGGAGCAAAGGTTTTCGCAGGGCAGGTTTGAAGAGCCCCAGCCTTGGGGGGCCCACGAGGAGTATCCGGATCCCGGAGCTGTTCAGGGCATTGCATAGATGTTTTTTTGCGCCCGATACAATTGGCGGCACCACGCTCATAGATGTCTACCTGATACACCTCCCTCTAGCAGCAGGGCAGATGGAAGACACTGGGGAGAGCATCCCCCCAAGCACAGGGGCAGCTGCCCGGTCCCCTGTGGGGTTTGCCCACACCGGCggggctgggtcagggtcagcagttccccacagcccccagccctgctgcggccATGGGGACAGCCAGGCCAGTGGTCTGCTGCTGGGACACAGCACTGGCTCGCTATTGGGCTGTGAAGCCACTCTCTCCTGCCCTTGCTGCATCCTCCAAACCACTCACGCTTTCCTTGCCACCCCTGGGTGGGAACGGGGcagaaagcagatgagaaatGCAAAATGGGGGGGGAGCTGTGTACACAGGAATGTCCTTTGGTGTGGCACAGGGTATCCTAAACCTGGTGGGAAGCACTGGCACACAGGCTCCTCAGCCTATGGGAACACAATCAATAATCCCAGATtatcccaattaaaaaaaaaaaaggcaagagaaagagagaaaccaCTGTCTTTTCCATTCCTGCAGCTCAGTTTGAAATCCCTTTTCCTTACCCTTGAGTTTCAGAGGAGACCCTTCCAGGGCATTTCAGGAGGGGAGGCCCCCACGTTCTCCTGCCCCTGCAGCCTCTCTCACGTGCTCAGATATTTGCCTGCCCCAAAATGCATTTGCTCTGTAAATAAACTTGCTTCCCTCATTGCCAGAAAACTCCCCCCGGGCAGCCAATACCGGGAGGAGTCGCACCAGACCTTTCCCCGCCGCGTTTGAACCTGGACATCAGGGGCAAAACCAAGCATGACCCGGGGGCTTGGTGCAGGCAGCGAGTGGCAGTGCAGGCAAGGCCATGCCAGTGCCAGCCCTCGCTCCCGCGGGTGCTGGATGCAGCCGTGGGACTTTGTGGCTGGGCAGCGGCTGGGAGCCAGGCAGAAGCGAGGCAGGTTCCAGCTGCTTTCTGTGgttaaatgagatttttagcTCAGTTCCTAGAGCTCGCATTGCCCCGTGTGCACCCAGACATCAATTCGTTTCCATGCTGTTTTTCTCATCCTGTGTGTGCAATGCGGGTCTCAGGGTCTGTATTGCCTTGGTGCTGCCTTGGGATGTGCAGGATGTGCAGATTCCCCAGAGGAACTGTCCCCGAGTGATTCAGTGCCATGTggcaagggcagggacaggttACGGAGCAGCCACACCGACCAAGCGTGAGGCTGCCCACTGGAGCCTGGCCCCGTGTGTTGCTGTCTTGTGTGCGCCCAAGCCTCTTGCCTCGCTCTGTTATCGCTGATCCCCAGGGCAGCGGGATAACCCTGGATGTCACCCTTAGGGCACCAAAGGCAGGAATGGTTTCCCCTAAGAGCACCAGCAGCTGCTTTACCGCAGTCTGGGCGGCTGTGCTGTGCCTTGAGCTTCTGCTCGCCAGAGGGGACGAGGCTCTTCCCGTGCAGATGCTGCTGTTTTGACATCTGCCACAGCATGGGACGCAAGAGGGGGGGTTTGGTGGCAGTTGTGGGGTGGCTTTCAGTAAccagcagtgccagtgccaggCTGTGCAAACTGATTTTCAAGATGTGCAGTGAAGAGGTACTCTCTGTGCTCTCCACTGCCGTGTAATTGCTCCTGGAGCCACTTGCTAAAGCTGATTCGAAAGAGGGTCTGAGTAATGGGATCGAGCGGAGGTGACAGCATGAGGGGAGACCGGCTGTCTCCGCAGGTGGTTGCTGCTGCCTGTTGCTGCCTGCCCCTCTGGCGTGGCGGTGGGCTTACcacctttctcttctctcctcagtATGAGGTGTCTGGCGAGGAGCACCTCTACTCCGACTTCCCTGAGATTGATTTGTCTCAGCTGGATGCCAGCGACTTTGACTCGGCCGGCTGCTTCAGTGAGCTGCAGTGGTGTGGGGAGCACTCGGAGACCGACTCCAGCCAGTACAGCACTGACGACTCCGAGCTCTTCCAGGTACCCCCATCCTCCTGGCACAGGGGACCTGGGGATGGAGGCTAGGGGGAGAGCggaagaaggagggaggatggaggggTCCTACACAACTATTAATAGCTCCTCCCCAGCTGATTAGTGCTCCATTAATTTGCGTGCTGGCTGTAAATGGAGCAAGCAGAGTAAGGCTAATGAGGAGGTGGACAAGCAGAGGACTGCTGCTGAGCCAGCACTCCTGTGATGTATTATTAAAAGGGAACTACAGCTAGTGCACAGCATGTCCCGTTCAATTCCCAGGATGGCAGGGTGTGCCGGGGCAGCAGCGCGGGGGTCTCAGGGCTGTGGCGTGGGGCAGGTATATTTATTTCTCAGGAGCAGAAAGCAGCCCCTTTCTCTACCTCTGGCATCCTCCCTGTGTTTGGGGCTGGGGTCCCTCTGGCAGAGGGCAGCTGGTTTCTCTCCTAGCCTTTGTACTGGGATGGCCCCATCACTGTGCCGGCACCTGGGACCACGCGGTACAAAGTGGTGCCAGGGCAGAGGATGCTCCTGGGCACCGGCAGGGCTGGTCCTTGTCCCTCGGCATGTTTTTGCCTCTCCTTGCGGAAGAGCTGAGCATCTCGCAGAGCTGTGgcgccagggcagggctgtgagcacagcacaggcaggttggaggcagggagctgcagaagctgcccggggactgggggcagagcaggctgggcagcctgctcaCCTTTCCCAAAGCTCATGCCATGCCCTGGATGTGCCCTGTCCTCGGGGGCTGGGGTCACCATGCCCTCATGAGCAGCACCCAGGCTCTTACCCCCTCAGACAAGGTTGCAATCCACTGGTGCCCGCTAGTCACCAACTCTGGGTTACAttttgggagggaagaggatttgtatttaaacaaggaggggagaaaaaataaaaagccccaaTATTTTCTAACCTGACCACAATAACAACCCTCTGGCTTTTATGCTATGCTGATGCTGTGCTTGAAAATGGTCCAGTCCAGCTGAGGGCCTTCATCACGAGATACATATTTTCCGCTGAACTTCCTGGGGAAAagataaacagaaaagaaatgcaaaggacaGGCCCATTAGGAGCAATGGAGTATGATGAAATGTATCCCACTGAACTTGTATGCACAGCGGTCTCGTGCCAataacaggaggaaaagaaatggagcCAAAAATGGAgcatcctgctgcctttccctggagCTTGCTCTAGTAACTGCGAGCAAGGTTAGGGCATGGAACAAaagatatttaattttcaaacaagATGAGAGAAACATGGGAGGCTGTGTGCAGTCAACAGTCCTCCTTGTGAGTCTGAATTTACCCCCACGCTAATTTTATAACTGATGGTAGCCTGCTTCTTGTTGGACATGGTTTTCATTCAGAATATGATGGAGGAGGACCGAAAAGAAGGAACTCCTGGCTCACTTGGGAGCTTGCAGCCCAGAGTCAGGAGGATTTGGGCAAGGAGCCTTTTAATCACAGGTCCTTTATCTGTTGCTGTTTGCCTCATGGTGGGGTGGAGGCAACTATGGGGAGAGAAGATGCCCTGATTCATTATTTTCctgctgggggtgcagggggacagaCTGATGCTCCTTTTCCAGTTGGGTCTCTCTCCCCCTGATCCCATCCTAGTGCTCCTTTGGGGAGAAGCTCTCCCAGGTCCCCTGCAGGGTCACCGGGAAATGTGGGTGCTGGTGTGGCACTGCCTGCCCCTCTTCCACCTGCCCAGCATCCCCTGGTCCCTCTGCCCAGCCTAACTCCCCctctcttctctgccttctcctttcagATAATAGACAGCGAGAACGAAGCACTGCTGGCAGCCCTCACCGAGACACTGGATGATATACAGGGAGATGACATGGGCCTGGCTGCCTTCCGAACTATGGAAGAGGGGGACACGCTCAACCATGCCTACACCTcgcctgccccctcccccaaacccacCGCCCCGGTCACGGgggggccgcccccggcccccgaGTTTGATGAGCTGTCTCTAGTAAGAACCCACTTCCTACTGTTTAAGGTGGATTTGGATGAGCCCCTGATAAGCCGGCTGCATGGGTATGATAGGAAGCAAAGGTCTGAATTTTTTCATTCTAGGCTTAAAACTCTCTTTAATCGTCAATACCAAAGCATATACTTGTATTGTATACGTATACATGTTCTGCATCATTGCTGTCACCTCCATCACCATCCTCACGGGAACAAGCTgtgtgtatacaaatatatatatgaaggGGTGGGGGCGGGTGTCAAAGGGGTGGTGGCTGCTTTGGCAAGACCCACATCTGCTTTTAATCGGACGCACGGATGTGGGGCTGCCCGGGGGTCTCCCTAGCACATCCCAGCCCCGTGCCCATGAGCAACGGTGGCTGCTCCCATCTGGCTCTGCCTTGGGGCCGAGCTCCCTGCTGCTCTCGCAGGAGGGACAGAGGGGGCTTGGCCGGAGTGTCGGACAGCCCATGCCCTCAGCTTTCAGCGGGAGGGTTTGACCCCCCCCATGCCTTCCACCACAACCCCCTCAGGGGCTGTGTGGCCTCCAGTCCCTACAGATCTGGTGACTGGAGCATCCCTCTTTGTTCCCTGCAATATCGGggctccagccccgctccccctcctGGCCCGGACTAACTGGCAGCATTTGCTGCAAACCACCGTCATTCCTGGGAGGTCCCCTGGGACAGGGGCACCCAGCCCACTCCTTCCTGGAGCTCATGGTCCCCGCCAGGGacccccagcctggccccgggGTCTCCCCAAAAGCCGGGGCTGTGGCGGGAAGGAGTGACATCCAGTGGTGAGAGCGTGCATTTCCACCGCCCACGCCCTGCGCGGGGGGTATATATCACACacaatatgtatgtgtatatataggaTGTATACgttgcaggggtggggggggaaaggtgCTGGTTGCTTCCACCAACAGGAGCTGCACACCTAAAGCTGTGGGTGCCCCGGCTGATGTTCCCAGCAGACCCTGACCCGGGCACCCCCTATTTCTATCACCCCTTAAAACCCCCTGTGCCTGCCCCGGGGCTCTGTGCCCGCCAGCCAGCACGGGAGCCCCAGATCTGTCTCCTCTGTGCAGTCCCCCGGTGCCTACGCAGTCGTCTTGCTGTTGAGTTGTTGTCGCCTTTGGTTGTTAGTGCGACATGGGTGGAATATGAAATGATGTTGCtgggtgtggggtttgtttttttttccctaaccaaAAATGGTTTTgagtagaagaaaaatgttatgcTGACCTTGCCATGAGAAGTGGCGGCACTGTGGGTAGCTCAGGGAAAACCCCACTCCCACCGCCCATGGGCTTGACAGAGGGTGTTGGGGAAGATCCTCAACAGGTCCCACAAGGCCTTGCATCTGCAAAATGCCTTGAAAGCTCATTAATGAGCCTTAATCAAGGCCCTCTCTGGATGTTTCGGCTAAATGAGCCTTGCACGGGGACCTGAACGAGCTGTCCAAACCCATCACTCATGCCAATGTAAAGTCTCTGTCACCTAAGGGCAGAATTGATGGAGTGAGAAGTTTGGATGTTACGACAGCTCCTGTGTGTCTGACAGGAGCGGGGATGCCCCTGGGAAGTAAATTCCCTCATGTCCCTATCGCCCCGACCTGCTGGGAGTTGCTGGGGACATGGGTGAATGCTGTGGAGACAGTCCCGATCCCCTCAGGGCTGCGCGCGGCCAGGCATCTGCCCCCGCAGCCACGGGGAGGTGGGAAACGCCTtcctgactttttatttttcttcccccattttTGGGTCGGATGCTCAGCAATGGACGTGCCCAGTGCAGGCGCAAGCCAAGGGGCTGCGGCCCTGTCGGCACTTTCTGTGATGCCCTTGCTGTGATGCCGACTCCTTTTCTTGCCGCTTCTCTTTGCAGCTGAAGAAGTTGCTCCTCTCTCCATCGCACGTGCCTCCGAGCTGCGAGGCTCAGCGGGACGGGAGCACCCGGCGCCCGGGGACCCCTAAGTCCCGACCCGCACGGCCCTGTGCAAAGGTACTACCTCAGTGGGCAGAGCTCGAGCCCATTCCAGCCCCATCTCAGGAACCGTCCTAAAGCAGGTCACTGAAGGACGGTTTTGGGGAGCGTGGGCAGCCTCTGAGCTGGGCCAGCGGCTGGGGACAGGCGGGGACCGTCACCGCTGGCAGAGCAGCATGTGGCGTTCCCATCCCTGTCTGTGCGGGGGCTGCAGTCCGGGCTCAGCAAAACCTTCGGGCTTCATGCTAGGCTGAGAAATGTCTCGATCTCATTTGGACCCAGTGGGGTCAGGCCTCTCCCAGCTTCCCTGAGCGCTGGTTTGTGAAAGGCCTGCGTGCTCCCTGGCTGCTCccttgcccccttcccagctGACTCACAGGAGCCATcggctggggagagctgcaggccaCACTGCACAGCTGACCCTGTCACTTAAGCTAATCTCTTGAAACCCAGCAGAATTTGCcatcaaatatttttctacttggCTAATAGTAATTGTGCGGTGCATTAGGCCCGGCAAATTAGATTGCCTGGGAAGAGCAGCAAATCCCTCCCAGGGAGAAGAAGCATCATTGCAtgctggctgctggaggggcaGCAGTTGGGCTGCTGGCCCCACGTGCCTGGTGGGAACCCCCTGGGGTGTGGGGCTGACCCCCAGGCAGGTCAGGATGCTGGTGGGCCGGGACCGGGGGATTCAAGGATGTGGGGCAGCTCTGTTAGCCCAGGGGACTTCTCCCCCCATGCCTGGTACTTGCATCAGGTCATGGCTGCAGGGCTCGGGGCTgactttctcctctctcctctccgaAGGTGGAGGGTCCCCGGGACAGGAGGGCAAGTGTCCCGCAGGCGCAGAGCCGCAGCTGTACTGAGCTGCATCGGCACCTCACCTCCATCGCCCCGTGCCCCCAGACCAAAGCCCCCCGGGCACCTGAGGAGTGCCCCAGCGGCCGCCACCACCCATCCCTGGGCAACTGTGTCCATCACGAGGATGACAGTGACTCCAGCGAGGACTCGCTGAGCTCCGGCGACTCAGTGACGCCCCCCTCCTCAGCGGAGGATGGCTCCAGCAGCCAGTTCTCCTGCGAGGGGGAGATGCACTCGGTGGTGGAGCTCATCCGCTACATGCACACCTACTGCCTGCCGCCGCGGAAGCTGCCCGCCCACGACGCCACCGACGccaagccccagccctgcagcagccccttcaaGAGAGCCAAACCTGACTGCCCCGCGCAGCCGGGCCCCCCCAGCAGTGCCCAGAGCCGGCCGGGCTGCACCTGGCAGGCGGCCGGGGGCTGCAAGAATCCCAGAGCATCCTTCTCCATCCTGAAAGAGCTGCTAGCACGGGACCTGCTGTGCGATGTGAGCAAGCCATACCGCCTGGGCAAGCCCGTGTATGCCGCCCTGGCCTGGCCACCCGgctcctgctcccctgtgccACCGGCCCAAGACAGGGAGGATGCTGGTGGGACCTGCACATCCAGAGCCAAAACAGCACCCGAGAAGGGTGAGCCGCGGCAGAGCCCTGGGGCCGAGGCAGAGGCACCGCGGGAGCTGGGTGGCCTCGAGGACGATGCTGGGAAGCATGCGGGTGCCCTGGGCACAGCCGTGGGGAAGGTGGCCCGCAAGCAGGAGAGCACAGTTTATGCCGTCCGCCGGTCCAAGAGACTCAACCCCGAGCTCAGCCACTGGCTCTCCTTCCTCGACGAGCCGCCCCCTGAGCCCGCCGTCTCCCGGGAGGCAGGGGACAGCCGTGGCCCCCGGCACACCCTGGCCTGCAGGGAGCCTGCACCATGCCCAGCGCTGGAGGGCTTCTCAGCTGAAGAGCCTGCGGCCGAAGTGGAGGTGGGGGCCACGGAGGAGGGAGACGGCGGGAGCATGGCACCgccagcagagccccagcccctctccctgggCTCCCTGGGGGACGGTGAGGTGGGTGACAGGGCTGAGAGTCGA carries:
- the PPARGC1B gene encoding peroxisome proliferator-activated receptor gamma coactivator 1-beta: MAEPGPDCSSLLDEDLSSFVFSYLADSQYEVSGEEHLYSDFPEIDLSQLDASDFDSAGCFSELQWCGEHSETDSSQYSTDDSELFQIIDSENEALLAALTETLDDIQGDDMGLAAFRTMEEGDTLNHAYTSPAPSPKPTAPVTGGPPPAPEFDELSLLKKLLLSPSHVPPSCEAQRDGSTRRPGTPKSRPARPCAKVEGPRDRRASVPQAQSRSCTELHRHLTSIAPCPQTKAPRAPEECPSGRHHPSLGNCVHHEDDSDSSEDSLSSGDSVTPPSSAEDGSSSQFSCEGEMHSVVELIRYMHTYCLPPRKLPAHDATDAKPQPCSSPFKRAKPDCPAQPGPPSSAQSRPGCTWQAAGGCKNPRASFSILKELLARDLLCDVSKPYRLGKPVYAALAWPPGSCSPVPPAQDREDAGGTCTSRAKTAPEKGEPRQSPGAEAEAPRELGGLEDDAGKHAGALGTAVGKVARKQESTVYAVRRSKRLNPELSHWLSFLDEPPPEPAVSREAGDSRGPRHTLACREPAPCPALEGFSAEEPAAEVEVGATEEGDGGSMAPPAEPQPLSLGSLGDGEVGDRAESRRCALLEQAETPRCLMLSLAQTDPTFGKRNFEPMLTVELCGTAGLTPPTTPPYKPAEEDLYKPDIPQEPGKEDGTAPSPGGAGDMAASQKAPKKHPERTELFAHLSRAAGRPALPEQQGMLKRPFSRSFGDHDYCQVLKPEAALQRKVLKSWEPLGQVEMEHKRRVPAAHYQGLDLGSKEAGGEMLWKDGIKQLRDQEIRASLTKHFGFLDSTLDDEDMVFCKTPEYDTVFEDSCSESSSPVEEEEEEEEEEEHSDTKLCLRRNPLSRTSLHYCSRSRSSSGSSCCRSRSPASRRTFRCENGEQCQGGSEHRGQLEKRREKAIGEGRVVYIRNLSSSMSSSELKKRFEVFGEIVECQVLSRTNRGDKYGFITYRYSEHAALSLKNGTSLRKRNEPSFQLSSGGLGHFFWTRYTDLDCSAEESSPASVKSKYETMDFDSLLQEAQLSLHR